A stretch of Dyella sp. BiH032 DNA encodes these proteins:
- the kdsB gene encoding 3-deoxy-manno-octulosonate cytidylyltransferase: protein MSVQVPPFIVAIPARYGSTRLPAKPLRRIAGVPMVVRVAERALQAGASRVVVAVDDPRVADALSGQGVDICMTRSDHASGSDRLAECASHYGWADDVIVVNLQGDEPFAPAAGIREVARALAEDDAPMATLATPIADMHELFDPNAVKLVRSVSGRALYFSRAPLPWARDAFAANRDALPQGVPFLRHIGIYAYRAGFLKRYAGLGRTPLEQAESLEQLRVLEHGHAIAVRLTPEPFPPGIDTEADLARAEQWLATQP, encoded by the coding sequence ATGTCCGTCCAGGTTCCGCCTTTCATCGTCGCCATTCCCGCCCGCTACGGGTCGACCCGTCTGCCTGCCAAGCCCTTGCGCCGCATCGCAGGCGTACCGATGGTGGTGCGCGTGGCGGAGCGTGCCCTGCAGGCCGGTGCCTCGCGGGTGGTGGTGGCGGTGGACGACCCGCGTGTCGCCGATGCGTTGAGCGGGCAGGGCGTAGATATCTGCATGACCCGCAGCGATCATGCCTCGGGCAGCGACCGCCTGGCCGAATGCGCCAGCCATTACGGCTGGGCGGACGACGTCATCGTGGTGAACCTGCAGGGCGATGAACCGTTCGCGCCAGCCGCCGGTATCCGCGAGGTCGCCCGCGCGCTGGCCGAGGACGACGCGCCGATGGCGACGCTGGCCACGCCCATTGCCGACATGCACGAGCTATTCGACCCGAACGCGGTCAAGCTGGTGCGGAGCGTGTCCGGACGGGCGTTGTATTTCAGCCGTGCGCCGCTGCCATGGGCGCGCGACGCCTTCGCCGCGAACCGCGACGCGCTGCCGCAGGGCGTGCCTTTCCTGCGGCACATCGGCATCTATGCGTATCGCGCGGGTTTCCTGAAGCGCTATGCCGGCCTCGGCCGCACCCCGCTGGAGCAGGCCGAATCCCTGGAGCAGCTGCGCGTGCTCGAACATGGCCATGCCATCGCCGTGCGGCTCACACCCGAGCCGTTCCCGCCGGGCATCGATACCGAAGCCGATCTGGCGCGCGCGGAGCAGTGGCTGGCGACGCAGCCATGA
- the aroA gene encoding 3-phosphoshikimate 1-carboxyvinyltransferase yields MSRIDWLSQPARALHGHVRVPGDKSVSHRSLMLSALAEGRSRIRGFLEGEDTRATAAVLQQLGVQIETPSEGERVVHGVGLHGLRGTDRPLDCGNAGTGMRLLAGLLAGQAFDSTLVGDESLSKRPMRRVTEPLAAMGARIDTQDGLPPLQVRGGQKLKGIRYTLPVASAQVKSALLLAGLYADGETEVIEPHPTRDYTERMLAAFGWPIDFAPGRARLSGGHRLRATDVEVPADFSSAAFFLVAGSIVPGSELRLPAVGLNPRRTGLLQALRLMGADIRVENERESGGEPVGDLIVRHARLHGVELPEALVPDMIDEFPALFVAAAVADGRTVVRGAAELRVKESDRIATMAAGLKAIGAAIEETPDGAIIDGGTLRGGDVDSHGDHRIAMSFAVAGLRAGGPIRIADCANVATSFPGFLELANGCGFDLRAG; encoded by the coding sequence GTGAGTCGAATTGACTGGTTGAGCCAGCCCGCCCGCGCGCTGCACGGCCATGTGCGCGTGCCGGGCGACAAGTCCGTTTCCCATCGCTCGCTGATGCTGTCCGCCCTGGCGGAAGGGCGCTCCCGCATCCGCGGATTCCTTGAAGGCGAAGACACTCGCGCCACGGCGGCGGTGCTACAGCAGCTCGGCGTGCAGATCGAGACGCCGAGCGAAGGCGAACGCGTAGTGCACGGCGTGGGCCTGCATGGTCTGCGCGGCACGGACCGCCCGCTCGACTGCGGAAATGCCGGCACCGGCATGCGTCTTCTCGCCGGCCTGCTCGCAGGGCAGGCTTTCGACAGCACGCTGGTCGGCGACGAATCGTTGTCCAAGCGCCCCATGCGGCGCGTCACTGAGCCGCTTGCTGCGATGGGCGCGCGCATCGACACGCAGGACGGCCTGCCGCCGCTGCAGGTGCGCGGCGGTCAGAAGCTCAAGGGCATCCGCTACACGCTGCCGGTGGCCAGCGCTCAGGTGAAGTCGGCGCTGTTGCTGGCCGGTCTCTACGCGGACGGCGAGACCGAGGTGATCGAGCCCCATCCGACGCGCGACTACACCGAGCGCATGCTCGCCGCGTTCGGCTGGCCCATCGACTTCGCGCCGGGCCGGGCCAGGCTTTCGGGCGGTCACCGCCTGCGCGCCACCGACGTGGAGGTCCCCGCCGATTTCTCCTCGGCCGCGTTCTTCCTGGTCGCCGGCAGCATCGTGCCGGGCTCGGAGCTGCGCCTGCCGGCGGTGGGCCTCAATCCCCGCCGCACCGGATTGCTCCAGGCCTTGCGCTTGATGGGGGCCGATATCCGCGTGGAAAACGAACGTGAAAGCGGTGGCGAGCCGGTGGGCGACCTGATCGTGCGTCATGCCCGCCTGCACGGCGTGGAACTGCCGGAGGCACTGGTACCGGACATGATCGACGAATTCCCGGCCCTGTTCGTGGCCGCGGCCGTCGCCGATGGACGTACCGTGGTGCGCGGCGCAGCGGAGTTGCGGGTGAAGGAATCCGATCGCATCGCCACCATGGCGGCAGGCCTGAAGGCGATCGGTGCGGCGATCGAGGAAACGCCGGACGGCGCGATCATCGATGGCGGCACCCTGCGCGGCGGCGACGTGGACAGCCACGGCGACCACCGCATTGCCATGAGCTTCGCCGTGGCCGGTTTGCGCGCAGGCGGGCCGATCCGCATTGCGGACTGCGCCAACGTTGCCACCTCATTCCCCGGCTTCCTCGAACTCGCCAACGGTTGCGGTTTCGACCTCCGCGCTGGCTGA
- the pheA gene encoding prephenate dehydratase, with amino-acid sequence MTDQKLSLEKVRDRIDSIDRQIQELIAERATWAQEVARVKGEGLSAIDYYRPEREAHVLRMVVDRNKGPLSDTEMVRLFREIMSSCLAQEDPLKVGFLGPEGTFSEQAVRKHFGHAAYGLPLGSIEEVFQEVAAGHADFGVVPVENSGQGMIQVTLDMFLTSEATICGEIELRVHQCLHSQSGRMEDIRRVYAHAQSLQQCKTWLRINLPNVECIAVASNAEAARLARHADDAAAIAGETAGRVYGLKTLASGIEDRADNTTRFLVIGRSLFPPSGNDRTSLLITVNDKPGALYDVLSPFAKHDVSLNRIESRPAHTGKWQYAFFIDVSGHVQDAPIQAAMQEMDGAAAQVRVLGSYPVALP; translated from the coding sequence ATGACCGACCAAAAGCTCTCGCTAGAGAAGGTGCGCGACCGCATCGACAGCATCGACCGCCAGATCCAGGAGCTCATCGCCGAGCGTGCTACCTGGGCGCAGGAAGTGGCGCGCGTGAAGGGCGAGGGCCTCTCGGCGATCGACTATTACCGTCCCGAACGCGAAGCGCACGTGCTGCGCATGGTGGTCGACCGCAACAAGGGGCCGCTGTCGGACACGGAGATGGTGCGGCTGTTCCGCGAGATCATGTCCTCCTGCCTGGCCCAGGAAGATCCCCTGAAGGTCGGCTTCCTCGGTCCTGAGGGCACCTTCAGCGAGCAGGCCGTGCGCAAGCACTTCGGCCACGCCGCCTACGGGCTGCCGCTCGGCAGTATTGAAGAGGTGTTCCAGGAGGTCGCCGCCGGCCATGCCGACTTCGGTGTCGTGCCGGTGGAGAACTCGGGGCAGGGCATGATCCAGGTGACGCTGGACATGTTCCTTACCTCCGAGGCCACCATCTGCGGCGAGATCGAATTGCGGGTACACCAGTGCCTGCATTCGCAGAGCGGCCGGATGGAGGACATCCGCCGCGTCTACGCGCACGCGCAATCGCTGCAGCAGTGCAAGACCTGGCTGCGCATCAACCTGCCCAACGTCGAATGCATCGCCGTCGCCAGCAACGCCGAGGCCGCACGGCTGGCGCGCCATGCCGACGACGCGGCCGCCATCGCCGGCGAGACCGCCGGGCGCGTGTACGGACTGAAGACGCTGGCCTCCGGCATCGAGGACCGCGCGGACAACACCACCCGCTTCCTGGTGATCGGCCGCTCGCTGTTCCCGCCGTCCGGCAACGACCGCACCTCGCTGCTGATCACTGTCAACGACAAGCCGGGCGCGTTGTACGACGTGCTCAGTCCGTTCGCCAAGCACGACGTGAGCCTCAATCGCATCGAGTCGAGGCCGGCGCATACCGGCAAATGGCAGTACGCCTTCTTCATCGATGTGTCCGGCCACGTGCAGGACGCGCCGATCCAGGCCGCGATGCAGGAAATGGATGGCGCCGCTGCCCAGGTGCGCGTGCTCGGTTCCTACCCGGTGGCCTTGCCCTGA
- the serC gene encoding 3-phosphoserine/phosphohydroxythreonine transaminase — MSRVWNFSAGPAAIPTAVLERAQRELLDWNGSGASVMELSHRGKLFIGLAQQAEADLRELLKIPADYAVLFLQGGATQHFAQIPMNLAGEGDSADYIVNGHWGEKAASEAAPYVRVNIAATSKSDSYLRLPAHETWTLNPRAAYVHYTSNETIHGVEYRDAPAVGDVPLVADMSSNILSEPLDVSRFGLIYAGAQKNIGPSGLVVMIVRRDLLQRVSRPMAKIFRYAEQAANDSMLNTPNTWGWYLAGLTFQWLKEQGGLEAMAQRNQAKAALLYQAIDGSGGYYRNPVDPAARSRMNVPFTLHDSALDADFLRESEAAGLLALKGHKALGGMRASLYNAVPPEAVQALVQFMKDFAARHG, encoded by the coding sequence GTGAGCAGGGTCTGGAATTTCAGCGCAGGGCCGGCCGCCATCCCCACGGCAGTGCTGGAACGCGCTCAACGCGAATTGCTCGACTGGAACGGCAGTGGCGCCTCGGTGATGGAGCTGTCCCACCGCGGCAAGCTGTTCATCGGCCTGGCCCAGCAGGCGGAAGCCGACCTGCGCGAGCTGCTGAAGATCCCGGCCGACTACGCCGTGCTGTTCCTGCAGGGCGGGGCGACGCAGCATTTCGCGCAGATTCCCATGAACCTCGCGGGCGAGGGCGACAGCGCCGATTACATCGTCAACGGTCACTGGGGCGAGAAGGCCGCCAGCGAAGCGGCGCCCTATGTGCGCGTGAACATCGCCGCGACCAGCAAGAGCGACAGCTACCTGCGCCTGCCGGCGCACGAGACGTGGACGCTGAACCCGCGCGCTGCCTACGTGCACTACACGTCGAACGAAACCATTCACGGCGTGGAATACCGCGACGCCCCCGCTGTCGGCGATGTGCCGCTGGTGGCGGACATGTCGTCGAACATCCTGTCCGAACCACTGGACGTCAGCCGCTTCGGCCTGATCTACGCCGGCGCGCAGAAGAACATCGGACCGTCCGGACTGGTGGTGATGATCGTGCGTCGCGACCTGTTGCAGCGTGTTTCGCGCCCGATGGCGAAGATCTTCCGTTATGCGGAGCAGGCGGCGAACGATTCGATGCTCAACACGCCCAACACCTGGGGCTGGTATCTGGCCGGGCTGACCTTCCAGTGGCTGAAGGAGCAGGGCGGACTCGAAGCGATGGCCCAGCGCAATCAGGCCAAGGCGGCGCTGCTCTACCAGGCCATCGACGGGTCCGGCGGGTATTACCGCAACCCGGTCGATCCGGCCGCCCGTTCGCGCATGAATGTTCCTTTCACCTTGCACGACAGCGCGCTGGATGCCGACTTCCTGCGCGAGTCCGAGGCCGCCGGCCTGCTGGCGCTGAAGGGGCACAAAGCGCTCGGCGGCATGCGAGCCTCGCTCTACAACGCCGTGCCGCCGGAAGCCGTGCAGGCGCTGGTGCAGTTCATGAAGGACTTCGCCGCCCGCCACGGCTGA
- a CDS encoding FHA domain-containing protein: MRIEFPHSAREDFHWEQPLLRIGSAPDNDLVLAAKQAGSHHLRIHQDRRGWVLQVLPQGNRIYVNARPVRERALLRPGDILSVGDCRMMLRADQAPDSRAALDGLPGPERCAVALRAVAGPLSGKVLPLGGAIEFGPLGRYPLELPQGESASLRVSWKDGQLRLELLQASARYPLRINGVPTEGGVLHPCDQIGLAMHRFVVDAPGMEREPEPPAAPPAPLHLPEEDAGPRGEVWWLIITAAVLALGIALILLVRF, translated from the coding sequence ATGCGCATCGAGTTTCCTCATTCGGCCCGCGAAGACTTCCATTGGGAGCAGCCGCTGCTGAGGATCGGCAGTGCGCCGGATAACGATCTCGTGCTGGCCGCCAAGCAGGCCGGCAGCCACCATCTGCGCATTCACCAGGACCGCCGCGGCTGGGTGCTGCAGGTGCTGCCGCAGGGCAATCGCATCTACGTCAATGCCCGCCCCGTGCGCGAGCGGGCCCTGCTGCGGCCGGGCGACATTTTGAGCGTCGGCGACTGCCGGATGATGCTGCGTGCCGATCAGGCGCCGGACTCCCGTGCCGCGCTCGATGGCCTGCCCGGGCCGGAGCGGTGCGCCGTGGCCCTGCGTGCGGTGGCCGGCCCGCTGTCCGGCAAAGTGCTGCCGCTGGGTGGCGCGATCGAATTCGGGCCCTTGGGGCGTTATCCGCTGGAGCTTCCGCAAGGCGAATCGGCCTCACTGCGGGTGAGCTGGAAGGACGGCCAGCTCCGGCTGGAGCTGTTGCAGGCTTCGGCGCGCTATCCGCTGCGCATCAACGGTGTCCCGACCGAGGGAGGCGTCCTGCACCCGTGCGACCAGATCGGGCTGGCCATGCATCGCTTCGTGGTGGACGCGCCCGGCATGGAACGCGAACCGGAGCCGCCGGCCGCACCGCCCGCGCCGCTGCATCTGCCCGAAGAGGACGCCGGCCCGCGCGGCGAAGTGTGGTGGCTGATCATCACGGCCGCGGTACTGGCGCTCGGCATCGCGCTCATCCTGTTGGTTCGTTTCTGA
- a CDS encoding polyhydroxyalkanoic acid system family protein, with product MPKIDIRRPHQLSIPEARAVVEQVAARMREKFGMEGQWEGDTLRFARSGVSGSIEVGAEAIQVRAELGMMLAPLKGMVEQEIRRKLDEHFG from the coding sequence ATGCCCAAGATCGATATCCGCCGGCCGCACCAGCTGTCCATACCCGAGGCGCGTGCCGTGGTCGAACAGGTGGCGGCCCGCATGCGCGAAAAGTTCGGCATGGAAGGCCAGTGGGAGGGCGATACCCTGCGCTTCGCCCGCTCGGGCGTCAGCGGCTCGATCGAGGTCGGCGCCGAGGCCATCCAGGTCCGGGCCGAGCTCGGCATGATGCTGGCGCCGCTCAAGGGCATGGTGGAACAGGAGATCCGCCGCAAGCTGGACGAGCATTTCGGCTGA
- the infA gene encoding translation initiation factor IF-1: MAKDDVIEMEGTVQETLPNTMFRVQLENGHVITAHISGRMRKHYIRILTGDKVKVEMTPYDLTKGRITYRMK, translated from the coding sequence ATGGCCAAAGACGACGTCATCGAAATGGAAGGCACGGTCCAGGAGACCCTGCCCAACACCATGTTCCGCGTGCAGCTGGAAAACGGGCACGTGATCACCGCCCATATCTCCGGCCGCATGCGCAAGCACTACATCCGCATCCTCACCGGCGACAAGGTGAAGGTGGAGATGACCCCGTACGACCTGACCAAGGGCCGCATCACCTACCGCATGAAGTGA
- the clpA gene encoding ATP-dependent Clp protease ATP-binding subunit ClpA, translated as MFSKDLEVTIGQCYKQAREQRHEFMTVEHLLLALTENQSALGALRACGVDLPRLTHELEKIIAETVPVLPHGDERDTQPTLGFQRVLQRAVYHVQSSGRKEVTGANVLVAIFGEKDSHAVYFLHQQEITRLDVVNYISHGIAKIGDEPSSGMPGTDRDGEEGGDPKGNPLSEYASNLNELALEGKIDPLIGRQDEIERTIQVLCRRRKNNPLYVGEAGVGKTALAEGLAKRIVDGDVPEVLENATIWSLDLGALVAGTKYRGDFEKRLKAVITQLKKQPGSILFIDEIHTIIGAGSASGGTMDASNLIKPMLASGELRCIGSTTFQEFRGIFEKDRALARRFQKIDVVEPTVADSIEILKGLRSRFEEHHNVVYTNESLKAAVDLSVKHIPDRLLPDKAIDVIDEAGARQRLLPVDQRTGKIDVPEVEYIVAKMARIPAKQVSASDRDVLRNLERNLKMVVFGQDAAIEALASSIKMARSGLADPAKPIGSFLLAGPTGVGKTEVTRQLAMQLGIEMIRFDMSEYMEAHSVSRLVGAPPGYVGFDQGGLLTEAVTKHPHAVLLLDEIEKAHPDVYNILLQVMDRGVLTDTNGREANFKNVILVMTTNAGAQQAARRGIGFVKQSHVTDAMEVIRRTFTPEFRNRLDAVIQFNPLDFEHILRVVDKFLIELESQLSEKHVALDVDADARRWLAEHGFDPQMGARPMARVIQERVKRPLADELLFGKLADGGKVKLSVAEGELKVDTEAAEKLPAVVS; from the coding sequence ATGTTCAGCAAGGATCTCGAAGTCACCATCGGCCAGTGCTACAAGCAGGCCCGCGAGCAGCGCCACGAATTCATGACGGTGGAGCACCTGCTGCTCGCGCTCACCGAAAACCAGTCGGCCCTGGGGGCACTGCGCGCCTGCGGCGTCGACCTGCCGCGGCTCACGCACGAGCTGGAAAAGATCATCGCCGAGACCGTGCCGGTATTGCCGCACGGCGACGAGCGCGACACGCAGCCCACGCTGGGTTTCCAGCGCGTCCTGCAGCGTGCCGTCTACCACGTGCAGTCCTCCGGGCGTAAGGAAGTTACCGGGGCGAACGTGCTGGTAGCGATCTTCGGCGAGAAGGATTCACACGCGGTGTACTTCCTGCACCAGCAGGAAATCACCCGGCTGGACGTCGTCAACTACATTTCGCACGGCATCGCCAAGATCGGCGACGAGCCGTCCTCCGGCATGCCGGGGACGGACCGCGATGGCGAGGAAGGCGGCGATCCCAAGGGCAACCCGCTCAGCGAGTACGCCAGCAACCTCAACGAACTGGCGCTGGAAGGCAAGATCGATCCGCTGATCGGCCGCCAGGACGAGATCGAGCGCACCATCCAGGTGCTGTGCCGCCGTCGCAAGAACAACCCGCTGTACGTGGGTGAAGCCGGAGTGGGCAAGACGGCCCTGGCCGAGGGCCTGGCCAAGCGCATCGTGGACGGCGACGTGCCCGAGGTGCTGGAGAACGCCACCATCTGGTCGCTCGACCTGGGCGCACTGGTGGCCGGGACCAAGTACCGCGGCGATTTCGAGAAGCGGCTGAAGGCCGTGATCACCCAGCTCAAGAAGCAGCCGGGTTCGATCCTTTTCATCGACGAGATCCATACCATCATCGGCGCCGGTTCCGCCTCGGGCGGCACCATGGACGCATCGAACCTGATCAAGCCGATGCTGGCTTCCGGCGAGCTGCGCTGCATCGGTTCGACCACGTTCCAGGAATTCCGCGGCATCTTCGAAAAGGACCGCGCGCTGGCCCGCCGCTTCCAGAAGATCGACGTGGTCGAGCCCACCGTGGCCGACAGCATCGAGATCCTCAAGGGGCTGCGCTCGCGCTTCGAGGAACACCACAACGTCGTCTACACCAACGAGTCGCTGAAGGCCGCGGTGGATCTGTCGGTGAAGCACATTCCCGACCGGCTGCTGCCGGACAAGGCGATCGATGTGATCGATGAAGCCGGTGCCCGCCAGCGGTTGCTGCCGGTCGACCAGCGCACCGGGAAGATCGACGTGCCCGAAGTCGAGTACATCGTGGCCAAGATGGCGCGCATTCCGGCCAAGCAGGTGTCGGCTTCCGACCGCGACGTGCTGCGCAACCTCGAGCGCAACCTAAAGATGGTGGTGTTCGGGCAGGATGCTGCAATCGAGGCCCTGGCCTCGTCGATCAAGATGGCTCGCTCCGGCCTGGCCGATCCGGCGAAGCCGATCGGTTCTTTCCTGCTCGCCGGCCCGACCGGCGTGGGCAAGACGGAAGTCACGCGCCAGTTGGCGATGCAGCTCGGTATCGAGATGATCCGCTTCGACATGTCCGAGTACATGGAAGCGCACTCTGTCTCGCGCCTGGTCGGTGCGCCTCCGGGCTATGTCGGTTTCGATCAGGGCGGCCTGCTGACCGAAGCGGTGACCAAGCATCCGCACGCAGTGCTGCTGCTGGACGAGATCGAGAAGGCGCATCCGGACGTGTACAACATCCTGCTGCAAGTCATGGATCGCGGCGTGCTCACGGACACGAACGGCCGCGAAGCCAACTTCAAGAACGTCATCCTGGTCATGACGACCAATGCCGGTGCGCAGCAGGCGGCCCGGCGCGGCATCGGTTTCGTCAAGCAGAGCCATGTCACCGACGCGATGGAAGTGATTCGCCGCACCTTCACCCCGGAATTCCGCAATCGCCTGGACGCGGTCATCCAGTTCAACCCGCTGGATTTCGAACACATCCTGCGCGTGGTCGACAAGTTCCTGATCGAGCTGGAATCCCAGCTGTCGGAGAAGCACGTCGCGCTGGACGTGGATGCCGATGCCCGCCGCTGGCTGGCCGAGCACGGCTTCGATCCGCAGATGGGTGCGCGCCCGATGGCCCGCGTGATTCAGGAGAGGGTCAAGCGCCCGCTGGCCGACGAGTTGCTGTTCGGCAAGCTGGCCGATGGCGGCAAGGTGAAGCTGAGCGTCGCCGAGGGCGAGCTGAAGGTGGATACCGAGGCGGCCGAAAAGCTGCCGGCAGTGGTCTCCTGA
- the clpS gene encoding ATP-dependent Clp protease adapter ClpS — protein MAHEPEHEQGTGHGLALETSRPEVARPPLFQVVLLNDDFTPMDFVVEVLRSFFGLDQERAVQVMLHVHTRGKGVCGVFTREVAETKVTQVNEYSRAHQHPLLCTMEKL, from the coding sequence ATGGCGCACGAACCCGAACACGAGCAGGGCACCGGACATGGCCTGGCGCTGGAAACCTCCCGGCCGGAGGTGGCACGGCCGCCGCTCTTCCAGGTGGTCCTGCTCAACGACGATTTCACCCCTATGGATTTCGTGGTTGAGGTCCTGCGCAGCTTCTTCGGCCTGGACCAGGAACGTGCGGTGCAGGTGATGCTTCACGTGCATACTCGCGGCAAGGGTGTGTGCGGGGTCTTCACGAGGGAGGTGGCCGAAACCAAGGTGACCCAAGTGAACGAATATTCACGTGCTCATCAGCACCCGTTGTTGTGCACTATGGAAAAGCTCTGA
- a CDS encoding NUDIX hydrolase → MNHPSSSTKVWCPRVTVACVVADGGRYLMVEEEVNGRLAYNQPAGHLDDGESLASAAVRETLEETGWTVQLDSLVGVHQWRSTEHGESVLRFTFSARPLRHDPDRPLDDGIRRALWLSRADVAALGDRLRSPLVLQSIDAWLAGQRLPLSALGSLLAEDRYP, encoded by the coding sequence ATGAATCACCCGTCGTCCTCCACCAAAGTCTGGTGTCCCCGCGTCACCGTCGCCTGCGTCGTCGCCGACGGGGGGCGCTACTTGATGGTCGAAGAGGAAGTGAACGGCCGCCTCGCCTACAACCAACCGGCTGGCCATTTGGACGACGGCGAAAGCCTTGCCAGCGCCGCGGTGCGCGAAACGCTCGAGGAAACCGGCTGGACGGTCCAGCTCGATTCGCTGGTAGGCGTACACCAGTGGCGCAGCACCGAGCATGGCGAAAGCGTCCTCCGTTTCACCTTCTCCGCCCGGCCCCTGCGCCACGATCCCGACCGTCCGCTGGACGATGGCATCCGCCGCGCGCTGTGGCTGAGCCGCGCCGACGTCGCCGCGCTGGGCGACCGGTTGCGCAGTCCGTTGGTGCTCCAGAGCATCGATGCCTGGCTGGCCGGCCAGCGCCTTCCGCTGTCCGCGCTGGGCAGCTTGCTGGCCGAGGACCGCTATCCGTGA
- the mnmA gene encoding tRNA 2-thiouridine(34) synthase MnmA → MKVMLGISGGVDSSVAALLLQQAGHEVEGLFMQNWEEDDRAGPCTADADRKDAVAVCGRLGIPFHARNFAAEYWDGVFEHFLAEYRAGRTPNPDVLCNREIKFKTFLDEARALGAEKIATGHYARVDCRDGRYRLLRAIDAAKDQTYFLHALGQRQLAATLFPVGEIEKSDVRRMALEAALPTHAKKDSTGICFIGERDFREFLGQYIPARPGEMRTPEGLRIGEHQGVMYYTLGQRNGLGIGGRQGASGEAWYVVGKDVHANVLYVAQGGENHWLHSHRLYAETPTWVDGDPPAREFRCTAKTRYRQQDQACTVRIEAAGLEVRFDEPQRAVTPGQSVVFYDGEACLGGAVIARTDAPYGGWNAAASVPEESAQRV, encoded by the coding sequence GTGAAAGTCATGCTCGGCATCTCCGGCGGGGTCGATTCCTCGGTGGCGGCCTTGCTCCTGCAGCAGGCCGGCCATGAGGTCGAGGGCCTGTTCATGCAGAACTGGGAAGAGGACGACCGCGCCGGCCCCTGCACGGCAGACGCCGACCGCAAGGACGCCGTAGCAGTATGCGGGCGCCTGGGCATTCCCTTTCATGCCCGCAATTTCGCCGCCGAGTACTGGGACGGCGTGTTCGAGCATTTTCTTGCGGAGTACCGCGCCGGTCGCACGCCCAACCCCGACGTGCTGTGCAATCGCGAGATCAAGTTCAAGACTTTCCTCGACGAAGCGCGCGCCCTCGGCGCGGAAAAGATCGCCACGGGCCACTATGCGCGCGTCGATTGCCGGGACGGCCGGTACCGCCTGCTCCGCGCGATCGATGCGGCGAAGGATCAGACCTACTTCCTGCACGCCCTCGGCCAGCGGCAGCTGGCGGCCACGCTGTTTCCGGTCGGGGAGATCGAAAAATCGGACGTCCGCCGCATGGCGCTGGAGGCCGCACTGCCTACGCATGCGAAGAAGGACTCCACGGGTATCTGCTTCATCGGCGAGCGAGATTTCCGCGAGTTCCTCGGCCAGTACATCCCGGCCCGCCCGGGCGAGATGCGCACGCCGGAAGGCCTGCGCATCGGCGAACACCAGGGCGTCATGTACTACACGCTGGGCCAGCGCAACGGCCTGGGCATCGGCGGCCGCCAGGGCGCCAGCGGGGAGGCATGGTACGTGGTGGGCAAGGATGTCCACGCGAATGTGCTCTACGTCGCCCAGGGCGGCGAAAACCATTGGTTGCACTCGCATCGCCTGTACGCGGAGACGCCGACCTGGGTGGACGGTGACCCACCCGCGCGCGAATTCCGCTGCACGGCGAAGACGCGCTATCGCCAGCAGGATCAGGCGTGCACCGTTCGCATCGAAGCCGCCGGACTGGAAGTGCGTTTCGACGAACCGCAGCGCGCGGTCACACCCGGGCAATCCGTCGTCTTCTACGATGGCGAGGCCTGCCTCGGCGGCGCCGTGATCGCCCGCACCGACGCCCCCTACGGCGGCTGGAACGCCGCCGCCTCTGTCCCCGAAGAGTCCGCACAACGTGTTTGA
- the hflD gene encoding high frequency lysogenization protein HflD: MTEERVLALAGLFQATALAQQLANDGRCDENAFESSLSSVFRIDAPSVVGVYGNVGGVRLGLRQLISQLDDTGRDMAVTRMAVTVMRLERSLSRQGHLLDDLQKGIVAAQRQVEHFGQDSPQVIKRLAELYASTLSTLKPRVMVTGNPQQLQQPRVVEKVRASLLAAVRSAVLWRQIGGRQWQLLVYRRQCSMLARGLLTGVTLDNG, encoded by the coding sequence ATGACCGAGGAGCGCGTGCTCGCCCTCGCCGGCCTGTTCCAGGCCACCGCGCTCGCCCAGCAGCTGGCCAACGACGGCCGCTGCGACGAGAACGCGTTCGAGAGCAGCCTGAGCAGCGTGTTCCGCATCGATGCTCCTTCGGTGGTCGGCGTCTACGGCAACGTCGGCGGCGTGCGCCTGGGCCTGCGCCAGCTCATCTCGCAACTGGACGACACCGGCCGCGACATGGCCGTCACCCGCATGGCCGTCACCGTGATGCGACTGGAGCGCAGCCTGTCGCGCCAGGGGCACCTGCTGGACGACCTGCAGAAAGGCATCGTCGCGGCGCAGCGCCAGGTGGAGCACTTCGGGCAAGACTCCCCCCAGGTGATCAAGCGCCTGGCCGAGCTGTATGCCTCCACGCTGTCCACGCTCAAGCCGCGCGTGATGGTGACGGGCAATCCCCAGCAACTGCAGCAGCCCCGGGTGGTGGAGAAAGTCCGGGCGAGCCTCCTCGCGGCGGTGCGTTCGGCGGTGCTGTGGCGCCAGATCGGCGGCCGCCAGTGGCAGCTGCTGGTTTACCGGCGCCAGTGCAGCATGCTGGCGCGCGGCCTGCTGACCGGCGTCACCCTGGACAACGGCTGA